Genomic segment of Streptomyces sp. SAI-127:
GGCCGCTGACGCCGGGGCCGCCGGGGGCGGCCTGGGCGGTCGTCGAGGCGAGCGAGAGCCCTATGAGGCAGGCTCCGACGACTGCGGCGCGTGCTGAAGTACGCATGATGATTCCCTTCGGTACGTGAGGGCGAATAGCGGCCCGGGGCAAGCAGCCCTCAGCGGTGGCCCGTTCACACGTAACACTCCATTGCCACTGAGTGGGTCAGGGTGCCGAAGTTCGGTCCGACAGTGTGTCTCGTTGCGGAGATGTCAGCGTCTCTCCCATTTCCCGGGAGCGGTGGGGGCAGCGGGTACGTTTCGTACGCGAGGGGCCCGTCGTGACCGTGCGCGCACAGTTCCTCGGCGGCCTTGCCGGCGCCGGACCGCCCCCGACGATCACGAACGTCTTCACATGCGACACGTTGCATCCCGTCCCAGTTGGTGTGGCACACACGGCGAACTGTGCGGTGGGGACGTGCGGATGACCGGGCGATGGGCCCGGTTGTGGCAGTGCGGCACCCGGGGGGGTCTTGCGGTGCGGCGTCTCACCGGCGGCCGCGCAGCGTCACGGCCAGCAGCTCCGACTCCTCGTACCCCGGGAGCGGGGCGAACCCGTGCACTGCCAGCTCGCGGGTCAGCTGGGCGCGTGTCGCGGGCCACATCCAGAACGTCTCGGTGTGTTCCCGCAGCACGTCCTCGGCATCCCTGACCCAGTAGTCGGCGCGGGTCCGGATGCGGTAGCCGACGGCCGACATCGTCATGCGCCCGCCGTAGACGTGCTCGCCGACCCGTTTGTCCGCGAGTAGGCGCACGACGGTGCGGGCCGGGAGCCGGGCCGGCGGCAGCTGCACGAACAGCGAGCCGCCGGGGGTGAGGGCCCTGCCGAGCGCGGGCCACAACTTCTCGCGTACGCCGGGTGGCAGGCAGCCGACCATGTTGTGGCAGACGGCCACGTCCGCGACCGCGTCCAGCGCGGTCTCGTCCAGGGGGTGCGGGTGCACGGTGACCCGGTCCCGCTGCTCGGAGGGCAGGGCGGCGAGCCGGGTCAGCAGCGACGTACGCATAGCCCGGGCCGGTTCGACGGCGTGCACGTCGGCCCAGGAGTCGGCGAGGGCCAGCATCGTCACCCGTCCGGTACCAGCCCCGACGTCCAGGACGCCGGTGCGGGCGTCGGCGATCTGGCGTGCGTAGAGCCGGCGGACCCGGGCTTCGTCCGCGTCG
This window contains:
- a CDS encoding class I SAM-dependent methyltransferase: MRTILSGQSGLRRESDSYAVTAEFYDILQADADEARVRRLYARQIADARTGVLDVGAGTGRVTMLALADSWADVHAVEPARAMRTSLLTRLAALPSEQRDRVTVHPHPLDETALDAVADVAVCHNMVGCLPPGVREKLWPALGRALTPGGSLFVQLPPARLPARTVVRLLADKRVGEHVYGGRMTMSAVGYRIRTRADYWVRDAEDVLREHTETFWMWPATRAQLTRELAVHGFAPLPGYEESELLAVTLRGRR